From the Acidiferrobacteraceae bacterium genome, the window TTGGGGGAGACGGGATCGTAGTTTCCCCGTTCCCCGCCGAGCGACACATTGGCCAGATTGGCCAGCACCTCGTTCGTATTCATGTTGTGGCTGGTACCGGCACCGGCCTGGAAGCGATCGACCACAAACTGGTCCCTGTGCTTGCCTGCGATGATAATGTCGGCGGCATCAATGATTGCCTGTGCGGAACGCGCGTCCAGCCATTCCGCGTCCCGGTTGGCGACAGCGGCAGCGCGCTTGATCCGGACGTGGGCCACGATAAAATCCGCATCCGGCCGACGGCCGGAAATGGGGAAATTTTCCACGGCGCGAGCTGTCTGGATGCCATACCAGGCGTCTGCGGGTACGGAAAAGGCTCCCAGGCTGTCCTTTTCGGAACGGAATTTTTTCTCCATTGTGCGTTCCAAGGTGATGAACGGCGAATTATACAGGGGGAAAGGAATGGAATGCATCCGCCCCCGGTAGCGTCTCTTATTCACGAACCAGGTCAATCGGCGAACAGGAGTTACGAAGAATGGTTGGAAAGTTGTGTCAGGCGATAGTAATCATGCTGTTGATTTCCCCGCTGCCAGTAATGGCATCGGGGCCCGACCTGGTTCTCAAGCGCCTGGACGGAAAATCGGAGAACGTTTCAGATTTCATCGGACACGGAAAGTGGACCGTGGTTGCGATCTGGGCCCACGATTGTCCCGTCTGCAACGCGGACATTGATGAGATCGCGTTTTTCCATGATGCTCATCACCGAACGAATGCGACCGTACTGGGGGTTTCTATCGACGGCTGGGCACAGCGCAAGAAGGCGCAGCACTTCATTGATTTGCACGGACTCGGGTTCCCCAACCTGATCGCCGAGCCAAATCCTGCGCAACTGGCCAAGTTTGGCGGCGGTTCCTTTTACGGTACGCCGACCTTCTACGTCTATTCACCCACAGGCGAGCTGAGAGGCAGGCACGTTGGCGCCGTGACCCAGGAACAACTGGAAGACTTCATCAACAGTTCAGGCAGCACCGCCAAGGCGGATTCCGGGGAAACAAAGGGCTAGGTCGAGGACATGGACACTGAAGGCATGAAGATCTGGCGCGTGAGACAACCGGCTGGCTTGCTGTTGGCGCTGCTGTTGCTGGTGCCCACGGTATCGGTGACATCCGCCGCCGAGACCCGGGATCCAACACAGTATTTCTTCAGCCAGAGCTTCGGAAATCTCCAGGACGAGGCCGCCGCGGCCCGGGAGCAGGGCAAGACTGGCGTACTCATCATGTTCGAGAAGGCAGACTGTCCGTGGTGTGCGAAAATGATGGCGACGGTTCTCAACCAGGTTCCCGTACAGACATACTTCACGAAGCACTTCACCGCGCTCCAGGTCGACGTGGATGGTAGTGAGCCGATCACCGACTTCGGCGGGCACGAGATGCTGGAAAA encodes:
- a CDS encoding TlpA disulfide reductase family protein: MVGKLCQAIVIMLLISPLPVMASGPDLVLKRLDGKSENVSDFIGHGKWTVVAIWAHDCPVCNADIDEIAFFHDAHHRTNATVLGVSIDGWAQRKKAQHFIDLHGLGFPNLIAEPNPAQLAKFGGGSFYGTPTFYVYSPTGELRGRHVGAVTQEQLEDFINSSGSTAKADSGETKG
- a CDS encoding thioredoxin family protein; translation: MKIWRVRQPAGLLLALLLLVPTVSVTSAAETRDPTQYFFSQSFGNLQDEAAAAREQGKTGVLIMFEKADCPWCAKMMATVLNQVPVQTYFTKHFTALQVDVDGSEPITDFGGHEMLEKDFALKHNRIRATPTFVFFDTQGKELMKYTGVTRNAQQFQWLGEFVVNGDYKKERFTIYKRKREQQLRDPS